A stretch of the Azorhizobium caulinodans ORS 571 genome encodes the following:
- a CDS encoding NAD(P)H-quinone oxidoreductase has product MKAVIYDAFGPADVLRLAEVPMPEVRPRDLLVKVHAAGVNRADLLQRQGYYGRQSYGESDLLGLEVAGEVVAVGHEVTDIEPGEPVMAIVGGGAYAEFARVDRGLAVRIPPALDFTGAAAVMESFVTAWEAAVHLGGTGAVTTVLVHAAAGGVGSAGVEIAHSLGARVFATANAQRRTDILNLGAECVFDYRSEDFEQGVRAATQGQGVDVIIDFVGGDYLARNLRSLALGGRLVQVGLLGGKDTAELPLSVLLHNHLRIIGTVMKSRDAEEKRAMVRRFAENALPMFTDGRLKPLVGEVFPLSEAANAHRCMEAGGGFGKIVLKVSP; this is encoded by the coding sequence GTGAAGGCTGTTATCTATGATGCCTTTGGTCCGGCGGATGTTCTCCGCCTGGCCGAGGTGCCGATGCCCGAGGTGCGCCCGCGCGATCTTCTGGTCAAGGTGCACGCGGCCGGCGTCAATCGCGCCGATCTGCTGCAGCGGCAGGGCTATTACGGACGTCAGAGTTATGGCGAGAGCGATCTGCTCGGATTGGAGGTGGCCGGCGAAGTCGTGGCGGTAGGCCATGAGGTCACCGACATCGAGCCGGGTGAGCCTGTGATGGCGATCGTCGGTGGAGGCGCCTACGCCGAATTCGCCCGCGTGGACCGGGGATTGGCGGTGCGCATTCCGCCTGCGCTCGACTTTACGGGTGCCGCGGCGGTGATGGAATCCTTCGTCACTGCCTGGGAGGCCGCTGTGCATCTGGGCGGGACCGGCGCCGTGACGACGGTGCTCGTCCACGCAGCCGCCGGCGGTGTCGGTTCCGCCGGCGTCGAGATCGCTCATTCTCTCGGCGCCCGTGTCTTCGCGACGGCCAATGCCCAGCGCCGCACGGACATTCTGAACCTCGGCGCGGAATGCGTGTTCGACTACCGGTCCGAGGATTTTGAACAGGGCGTGCGGGCGGCGACCCAAGGACAAGGGGTGGATGTGATCATCGACTTCGTCGGCGGCGATTATCTCGCCCGCAACCTCCGCAGTCTCGCGCTAGGCGGCCGTCTTGTTCAGGTGGGGCTGCTGGGCGGGAAGGACACGGCGGAGCTTCCGCTCTCCGTCCTGCTGCATAACCATCTGCGCATTATCGGCACCGTCATGAAATCGCGTGACGCGGAGGAAAAGCGAGCCATGGTCCGGCGCTTCGCGGAAAACGCGCTGCCGATGTTTACGGATGGCCGGCTGAAGCCTTTGGTCGGCGAGGTATTTCCGCTGTCCGAAGCCGCCAATGCACATCGCTGCATGGAAGCGGGCGGTGGATTCGGAAAGATCGTATTGAAGGTCTCACCTTAA